In Ooceraea biroi isolate clonal line C1 chromosome 13, Obir_v5.4, whole genome shotgun sequence, a genomic segment contains:
- the LOC113563264 gene encoding LOW QUALITY PROTEIN: uncharacterized protein LOC113563264 (The sequence of the model RefSeq protein was modified relative to this genomic sequence to represent the inferred CDS: inserted 1 base in 1 codon) produces MWRNFGWTAILATWTILLILNSGLAGERASNNPRVNNEHTSREADRGAKFHAPDRWITDDFTLRYARGNRKSSDRAPMRNAKAVSLEFKNTENRDSRVGGHEKSVATSGAMTYSDDRNAVRLSAERITTENARLSKMIHAEQSRGAEDYRELVSRSHQEDAKKRRDIRNTLDERSRNKRKQHRDGRIFGRENGTIAFAKRSHVGRDSSTRKFENSGVRKFATTVATKSERAENERRVRNGSRDNARRSPELMENGANKLIQVQGNDHGSRTSSTSLPNCSTSKETRSNGAVTVADAVANGRVAVNTPRERFVAVGRTALIRTSGISGENGGNADDGENTLRLPKDERSEFHKAKEFPADETYKRDDAACSKAGFKANAMTRVDEGGNEDVEDPFAFRAVKPLDDHLAGNGVSFTQRPLAREKRSALRRTTSDTTGPQHRYRSFTSNIGTEIGGGAGVTPGRVRGRKGRRREKKSIVGARDATRDPLGGERDPWSISSFAESIDESKPSQPTSARIPVTPAENPTHVQHVRSRADREHPRTTNPGAGIRGAPRIGLRNVSSSATAKLEGQLPFESERARHSRKSAAIDLRTWLWCTAELADGRSRDLGEHRRGTFARGESATSIADGSNLRNVGATTDRSGDHRAATRDSKIRESRCRRRKRREVRDISGSSMSIALNSETQGTPDKGMTISAASTIASQSVSSTRTSSTDEISVSTGGSLATVETLPSSRYRDSREESTDHEQYANALDSATPQVPLTDTPKMSTASMMEAPAFLIKTLDRSTTITDSFDIGRGIPSTSTDADILDITSETMLHVSPIESIGSPGGREMYPSERSVSTVDPLPRGNADNPFEXVLENVDDSSASLDQWPVKHSAVVEGDLVLGGLMMVHEREDTVTCGPVMPQGGIQALEAMLYTLDILNDREIVPGVKIGAHILDDCDKDTYGLEMAVDFIKGT; encoded by the exons ATGTGGCGAAATTTTGGTTGGACGGCCATCCTGGCCACATGGACGATCTTGCTGATCTTGAATAGCGGCTTGGCTGGTGAACGGGCTTCCAATAATCCGCGGGTCAACAATGAACACACTTCCCGTGAAGCTGATCGAGGCGCAAAATTTCACGCTCCCGATAGATGGATCACCGATGATTTTACGTTGCGATACGCGAGAGGAAATCGCAAATCGAGTGATCGCGCGCCGATGCGTAACGCGAAAGCGGTTTCCCTGGAATTCAAAAATACGGAAAATCGCGATTCACGAGTCGGCGGCCACGAAAagagcgtcgcgacgtcgggCGCAATGACATACAGCGACGACAGAAACGCTGTTCGACTAAGTGCAGAGAGAATCACCACGGAAAACGCGCGATTGTCGAAGATGATCCACGCGGAACAGTCGAGGGGTGCGGAAGATTATCGCGAGCTCGTGTCGAGATCGCATCAGGAAGACGCAAAGAAAAGACGCGACATCCGGAACACGCTCGACGAAAGAAGCAGAAACAAACGGAAGCAGCACCGAGACGGGCGAATCTTTGGCAGAGAAAACGGAACGATCGCGTTTGCGAAGCGCTCGCACGTCGGACGGGACAGTTCCACGCGGAAGTTTGAAAATTCCGGTGTCCGGAAGTTCGCAACTACGGTGGCCACCAAATCCGAGCGTGCCGAGAACGAGAGACGTGTGCGTAATGGAAGCAGGGACAACGCTCGGCGAAGTCCGGAACTCATGGAAAACGGCGCGAATAAATTGATTCAGGTTCAGGGTAACGATCACGGATCACGGACTTCGTCGACTAGTCTGCCAAACTGCTCGACTTCGAAAGAAACTCGGAGCAACGGTGCAGTCACCGTCGCGGATGCCGTGGCGAACGGCAGGGTCGCGGTGAACACACCGCGCGAGCGTTTCGTGGCTGTCGGCCGGACTGCGTTAATCCGCACTTCCGGGATCTCGGGCGAGAACGGCGGAAACGCGGACGACGGAGAAAATACTCTCCGTCTGCCGAAGGACGAGCGGTCAGAATTCCATAAAGCGAAGGAGTTTCCGGCGGACGAAACGTATAAACGCGACGATGCGGCGTGTTCAAAGGCAGGATTTAAAGCGAACGCGATGACGCGCGTGGACGAGGGGGGAAACGAGGACGTCGAGGACCCATTCGCTTTTCGTGCGGTGAAACCGCTCGATGACCACCTCGCCGGAAACGGAGTCAGCTTTACGCAGcgtcctctcgcgcgcgagaaaagaAGCGCTTTGAGGAGGACGACGAGCGATACGACCGGTCCGCAACACCGATATCGCTCTTTCACAAGTAACATCGGCACGGAGATAGGCGGGGGTGCGGGGGTGACTCCTGGCAGAGTTCGAGGGAGAAAAGGACGACGACGGGAAAAGAAGAGCATCGTCGGAGCAAGGGACGCGACTCGCGATCCGCTCGGGGGTGAGCGTGATCCATGGTCGATTAGCTCGTTCGCCGAGAGTATCGACGAGTCGAAACCTAGCCAGCCAACATCGGCGCGTATTCCAGTCACGCCAGCCGAAAATCCGACGCACGTACAACACGTCAGGTCCCGTGCGGATCGCGAGCATCCACGAACGACCAACCCCGGTGCCGGAATACGCGGCGCGCCTCGAATCGGTCTGCGGAATGTTTCCTCGTCGGCGACTGCGAAACTCGAGGGCCAGCTGCCCttcgagagcgagcgagcgaggcaCTCGCGGAAATCTGCCGCAATCGATCTCAGGACGTGGCTGTGGTGCACCGCTGAGCTGGCCGACGGACGATCGAGAGATCTCGGCGAGCATCGTCGCGGAACTTTCGCGCGGGGTGAATCCGCAACGAGCATCGCCGATGGCTCGAATTTGAGAAATGTCGGCGCAACGACCGATCGAAGCGGGGATCATCGCGCCGCAACGCGAGACAGCAAAATCCGCGAGTCGCGATGTCGACGACGCAAGCGTCGCGAAGTTCGGGATATCTCGGGGAGCTCGATGTCAATTGCGCTCAACAGCGAGACACAGGGTACACCTGATAAGGGGATGACGATATCCGCAGCATCCACGATCGCGAGTCAGTCCGTTTCGTCCACTCGAACGAGCAGCACGGATGAAATCTCCGTCAGCACGGGAGGATCTCTCGCAACTGTAGAAACACTGCCATCCTCGAGATATCGAGACTCTCGAGAAGAGTCCACCGATCACGAGCAATACGCGAATGCTCTAGATTCCGCCACCCCGCAGGTGCCGTTGACGGACACGCCGAAAATGTCGACTGCCAGCATGATGGAGGCGCCGGCGTTTCTCATTAAGACGCTTGATCGATCGACAACGATAACCGACAGCTTCGATATTGGACGAGGGATTCCCTCGACCTCGACGGATGCAGATATACTGGACATCACGAGCGAAACCATGCTCCATGTGTCGCCGATCGAGTCCATTGGCTCGCCAGGTGGACGCGAGATGTACCCAAGTGAGCGGTCGGTCTCGACCGTCGATCCGCTTCCTCGGGGGAACGCCGACAATCCCTTCG ATGTCTTGGAGAATGTCGACGACTCGTCAGCGTCCTTGGATCAGTGGCCCGTAAAACACAGCGCGGTGGTGGAGGGTGATCTCGTGCTTGGTGGATTGATGATGGTGCACGAAAGGGAGGACACTGTCACTTGTGGACCCGTGATGCCGCAGGGCGGCATCCAGGCGCTCGAGGCCATGCTGTACACCCTGGACATACTCAATGATCGGGAGATCGTGCCGGGTGTCAAGATCGGGGCGCACATACTTGACGACTGCGACAAGGACACGTACGGGCTCGAGATGGCGGTGGATTTCATCAAGGGTACGTAA